tgggatgatttagttggggattggtcctgctttgagcagggggttggactagatgacctcctgaggtcccttccaaccctgagattctatgattctatgaatgcaacTCCCCACGCTGCCCAGCCTCCCATGGAGGAACTACCTCTAGAGATAAGAAGGTAGATcattctccatgcccattcagtccttggtctgtTGGCTGGGATTGCCAGTTAGGGGACCCATATTACTATTGGGCTCTGCCTACACTACGAGCTGGGGATGggattcccctgcttgtgtacaAGTACTCTCATCGAGCTAGCTGTCGCATAActagcagcatagctgcagtagCCCAGGTAGAGACAGTGGAGGCATGTCTGAGCCATGCTGAGTACAAGCCCGCATGAAACCAGTGGGCACATGCTTTGCATGGCGCAGCTGTGTCCCTGCTGTTGGAACcagtgctaccatggctacatgGCCATTTATACGTGTGCTACTTTGATGAGAGCTACCCCGCTTTTGTGCACATGAACAGGGTAATCCCAGCCACAGCCCAtaatgtagacgtagccttagtgTCAAATGTGATGTGGGAACTGGGCGAACACCACCTTTCACATGGGCCAAAAACAGTCTCTAGGAACCCGGGCAAGGTGTAAACAAGCACTAAGTCATCTAAGAATTTCTATTTCATCAGTGACTGACTCAACCAAAAAGGTGAGGTgaataaaattcattttaatgatcattcatttttgttgcttaaGCTTTTAATACTAACTGTttaccatgaaaaatgcatcaacAGTAATGTTTTTCTACTTTGTTTCAGTTATACGGCTAAACAAATGCCTGAAAATCTGTAACAGGTCAGCTTGTGCTCTGATTGGATTCTTTTTAGGATGCCTGTCAGGAGCCACTTGACATAAATCACACTTCAAGCATTTTTTAATCTTAGCAATCCTTCTTGTGCCAAAGGAGGCCCCAAAGCTGCAAACCAGCCAGCTGTGACAGAACTAGACCTTTCGAGAGAACACATGGAAGTGGGAGTTGAGTGCATTGCTCACCAAACCAGGCATATTCAGAAACACAATGAAGCTTTGATAAGTGTAAGCCTGCTACAGGAATATGTCAGACCTGCTAAGCAGATGGAGACCCTGTACTTAGAGACATCGGGCGGAGCTCTCCTGCTCCACATACCCCCATCCCATCTGAAGTGCAGCAGTTCTGCATTGCATTTTGATGTTGTGTCACATTGTCCCAAAGGAGGGGGTTACAACTGTCACTTGTTACCTTACAAAACCAATTGGTGAGAGAGCCTATACAATTATTAGTGTCCCTTCCTCAATACACACTTGGCAGGTGAGTCCATTTCCATTGCGCCAAAAGTAAAATACAATAGGAAGTTGGCTTGGTAAAACTTCGGGCTCAATCATGGACCCGCTCTGCATCCATGCAGGTGAGCTTGGGGTGTGAGATACCCCCTTCCGCTTCTGTGTTGGCTATCAGCGTTGGAGTCACAACAGCAGCCTCCTGGGGTCCCCTGCTCCCCGTCTCATACACATCATGGTGGTCATCCCAGTGTGGAGTGGGGAGCATGCTTCTCCAGGAAATGGAATGCCATAGCTTACTACTCCTATGGAGCCGGACTGAGTTGTGACTGAGTCACTGTCTGGTTCCTGCTATGCTGCCCCTTCATCTGGGCAACTGTAGGACTAAATACAGCACTCAGGGAGAGACACTGTCAAGTAAATCGGTGGGTGTGAGCTTTCCTTCTGATTTACTGTATGGGGTATGATGAGCAGAGAGGGGCCAGCTTGCTAAAGAGGCTGCTGAAGGGACCCAGGGCTGAATAAAAAGCACACGTCACTGAGGACTTCATTGCTGTAGCCAACTTGCTGCACAGCTCACAGAGGGAAACCAGTATGAGGAGGTGTGATACTTTGCTCGGTAAGGGGCAGGGAATATCTGGGCACAGAACAAAAGACTCAAAGTTAAATGCGGTAGAAATCTGCCTAGGGAGTAAGTAGTAGAATTGCTCAATTGCTTGGGTTAATTTTCTGAGATCCTGACGGAAACATTTTTAGGCTGTTCACAATTTATTgagcctttttgttctgtgttcgtacagtgcctagtgcaatgggcTCCCGGTCCACAACTGGGGCTCTGAAGTGCTAACATATTACTAAGCATAATAGAAATATTATTTGTGCAAACAAATACAGATGAAATGTCTCTTTCCTTTAAGCTAACAGTACATACGGTTTTAAATTCACCACCCCTTTCTTGTTATTTAAAGGGTGCCATAGGCAGGAGTGCATGGCATTTTGCAGGTAAGTAAAAATGTGACATGCTCTTTATTACATGCCCATCctatttcttcctttttattcattttttcaaACACATATTTATTTGACATTTATTTAATGATACTAAAAATTGAGCCAGGAAAGAGGATGAGAGTGGAGATGAGCAAAGGAAGGCTCAGAAGAGTATTTTTAGGTGGTGTTTGAAGGAACGGGGTGAGGTTATGAGGCACAGAGGCCAGAGAGGATGTTCAGGTGTGAAAGACAGCATAAAAAATAAAGGTGTGGGGCTTCTTGTGGGAGAAGGCTTTAACAGGGACAAGAAGGTGAGCCAACTTAGCAGAACATAGGGTGTGCGCTGGAACATGGGGCAACgtgaaattttgattaaaaaactagaaagatataaaattaacagggtacacattacatggattaacAGTTGGCTGattgacaggtctcaaaatgtaattgttaatGGGTTATTATAATCAAATAGATGTGCTGCTTGGTCCCACAGAGAACATAAGTatagccctactgggtcagaccaaaggtccatctagcccaatatcctgtcttctgacagcgcccactgccaggtgccccagagggaatgaacagaacaggtaatcatcaaatgatcgatcccctgtcactcattcccagcttctggcaaacagaggctagggacgccattcctgcccatcctggctaatagccattgatggacctatcctccatgaatttatctagttctttttttaaccctgttatggtcttggccttcacaatgtcctctggcaaggagttccacaggttgactgtgcgttgtgtgaagaaatacttccttttatttgttttaaacctgctgcctattaatttcatttggtggcccctagttcttgtgttatgagaagtagtaaacaacacttccttatcgactttctctacaccagtcatgattttatagacctcaatcatatctccccttagctgtctcttttccaagctgcaaagtcccaggcttattaatctctcctcatacagaagccattccatagccctaatcatgtttgttgcccttttctgaaccttttccaattccagtatatctttctAGAGAatgggtgaccacatctgcacacagtattcaagatgtgggtgtaccatggatttatatagaggcaacatgatgttttctgtcctattttctatccccttcttaattattcccagcattctgtttgctttgactgctgctgcacattgagtggatgttttcagagaactgtccataatgattccaagatctctttcttgagtggtaacagctaatttagacccaatcattttatatgtctagtgggattatgctttccaatgtgcattactttgcatttatcaccattaaatttaatctgccatttcgttatccagtcacccagttttgagaaatccttttgtagctcttcgcagtctgcctggatcttaactatctttagtaattttgcatcctgtgcaaattttgccacctcactgtttacccctttttccagatcatttatgaatatgttgaataggactggtcttagaacagacccctgggggacaccactatttacctctctccagtctgaaaactgacgtaccctttgtttcctatcttttatccagttaccaatccataagagcaccttccctcttattctgGAGCAGTCCCACAGGCCCTagactatttaacatttttactgatGGCCTGGAagtaaacataaaatcatcattgaaagtttgcagatgacacaaaagttgggggagggataaataatgaagaggacaggtcactgatacgaAGTGATTTGGTtttcttggtaaactgggcacaagcaaacgatgcattttaatatggctaaatgtaaatgtatatctCTAACGACAAAGAATGCtggccatacttataggatgagggactctatcctgggaaacagtgactttgaaaaagatttggggatcatggtggataaccagctgaatgtgagctcccagagTGATGCTGTGGCTGAAGGAGCTAATGCAATTGTTGgttgtataaacaggggaatctcgactaggagtagagaggttattttacctctgtatttggcactgctgtgactgttgctggaatactgtgtccagttcttgtatccacaattcaagaaggatgttgaaaaattggaaagggttcagagaagagccacaagaatgattacaggatgagAAAACATGCCAGGAGCTCAGTCTACTTAGcacaacaaagagaaggtgaaggggtaaCTTGATAGCAGTCTATGAGTATCTACttgaagaacaaatatttaataatgggctcttcaatctaggtACAACTTTcagtgtctggaagttgaagtagacaatttcagactggaaataaggtgcccagtttttaacagtgagagtaattaaccattggaacaacttacaaagggtcattctccatctctgacaattttaaagtcaagattggatgtttttcaaaaagatctgctctaggaattattttggggcagttctataGTTTGTGTTACACACGACGTCAAACTAggtgatcacgatggtcccttctggccttgggatgtATGAATCTATTCAAAACAAGAATGAGACAGAGGCAAGGCAGAGATATAGAGGGATATGGTAAATACAGATCAAAGTCCTGCAATATTAGCAAATCCACCACTGAGGAGCATTCCTTATACAGTGGTAAGCTATGTCTGTCCAGATGTTCCTTTAAACTCTCCTGCTCTTCCACTGTCCCCAATAATAAGACATTATCAGTCTGCTGGTGGTTCAGTGAGGCATGTTTTGCAATGGCCAGGATGCTGCACAATtgcctttttaattaaaatctctGCCTTTTTCACTTTCTTCTACTCttcaggccaaattcagcccgGGTGAAGCCCATGGAATTACATCACAGCCCAGTCCTGTTCCCATTGATATCACTGGGGGTTTTCTACTGGCATTAGTGGGAGCTGAACTGGAGCCTTAGCGAGCGCTAACACAATATGATCTAAGGATACCATTTGCACTGATCAACCCAACTCCCTGCAGGACAATACATTTCATGAAGACAGCTTCTGCCCTAGCTCCCCCATGATGCGGTCAATAAGGTTGTCCTTTCTGACTCCACAGGCTCAGAGATCCTGGAGAAGAATGAGGCTGAAGAGACCACCTGTGGCTGGATTCTGCTTCTTGCTTGCCTTCTCTGTGGTGGCATTTACCAGTTTTCCTCTGCTGCTTCCGAACAGCTACGGGGAGTCCGATCTCCAGTTCTTGGCACTGGCTGAGCCACATGGGAAAGTCATCCGGCCCAGGCGTCTGTGGACAAACACCACTGCCTCTGTCCCCCAGTGGGCCAGGAGCTTTGACCACAGAGAATGGGAACCCTCTCCCCCTGGCACCGATCAGGAAAGGCAATCCTCACACCATCCCCAGTCTGCCCACAAGCCAAAGAACCAGCCAAGTATCCTGCGCCAACAAAACCACACACTGCTGAAAGCaaagagaaagcacaaaggagAGATTAGGAAACATAACGTTGTTGTGAAAAGCTCTGAAGCCAGCAGTAAATTACAGCATGAAAACATTCCCCGCAGGACCAGTGGTGAGAAGAAAAGGGAGCTTAATACTCATTTTTCTCTAAAGAATACAGGGAGCAATGTTCATTTCTATATGCTGACAGGGAAGAAGGCAGATATGAAACCACAAATGGAGGAGGcccctttcttttctccttcactCAGCAATAAAAGGGGTTTTCAGGAAGGAAAGCCAGAGGTTGCTTTACATCTTAAGAACCCTTTTGCAAGCCAGCCAGCTGTGGCACAGGACCGACACAAACCAGATGTGCAGGCAGCCGGCGCTGAGCCGCAGCATTCAGATTCAATTAAAGCCTTTATCTCGGAAGCAGATAGCAGGCAGCCTTTCAGAGGTGCAGCAGgcatgcagagacagacaggcagTTACTCCCAGGAGCCTGGAGAGCCAGGAGATCGTTTCTGGGTGGGTGTGGCCACGCAGTTACAGACATCTGAATGGTGTATGAAGACTCCAGAAGATGCCCTTTCTGCCAAAGGGGAGGGCCACCTGAGGTTTGGTGAGAGGATCCCGCCTTGGTTTACTGCAGACGATGTGCAGAAGATGAAATGGCTGGCAAATAGCGAAGTGGTGACCAAAACCAGAATTCCTGCCCATGGACAAATCCTCAGAATCAGCCTTTTGGCCAGACAAGACACTTCCCCATCTGACCCTAAACGAGACTGTTCGGATGGGCTCTGTGGATTAATAAAGCGACCCAGTGACCTCTATGAGGTGCTAGCTTTCCACTTGGACAGAGTGTTGGGGCTGAATAGGAGTCTGCCTGCAGTGGCCCGCAAATTCAACAGTCCCCTGCTGCCCTACAAATACACCAATGGTGCAGCGAGGCCCATCATATGGTGGGTGCCAGATATCCAGCACCTAGCTGATGCCAACAACGACCAGAACTCTTTTGCAGTGGGGTGGCTACAGTACCAGTCTCTGCTGCAGCAGCGGTGTGGCATGGTGGATTCCAGGGCAGCTCTCGGAATAGCTCCATGTTTGAGTGTCCTGCACACAGAGTGGGCCAAACTGGCGCTCTTTGATTTTCTCCTACAGGTATGCTTGGTGGTGGAACAATCCCCgtctctcttttttcttctctttagtgtgtgtgtgtatcggcATAGCTATAAGGCTTGTTTTAGTTAAAGTCTTGTTTCACAAagttggggagaggggaaaccTGGGAAGGTCTCCAACTCtggagtgtaaaaaaaaaaaagtgagccaAACAAACCCAGCAGAAGTGCACATTATTACTCTCATAATTCTATGTGTGTGCGGTGTTTGTTGTGGATGTGTCAATCCCAAGGTATTAGAAAGCCCAGGTGagcgaggtaatatcttatattaGACCAACTTCCGTTGATGAGAGAGGTTAGCTTTCAAGCTTATGCaaagttcttcaggtctgggaaacatactcaaaGGGCCACCGCttaatacaaggtggaacagattgtttagcgtaagtagttaaaacgtgctaaacaatctgttccactttgtatttagcagtgacactctgagttagtttcccacacctgaagaagagctgtgtatcTCAAATGCTTGTCttgctcaccaacagaatttgttccagtaaaagatattacctcacccaccttgtctctataattATACTTGGCATTAATAAAAGACTTTCAATAATCAAAATGCTTTAGAAGTATTAATTAACCCTCACAAAACCCCTGGGCGGCAGACAGGTAACCATTATTATTCTGATTTTATGAATGGGGAATCTAAGGCACAAAGCCAAATGACTTGCCGCAGGTCACACAGCAtatcagtgacagagccaggattaAAACTCAAGAATGCCTGGCTTCCAGAATAGTCAAAGTAGCCTGTGCAAAGGTGTGTGTCTCCATCgaagctcatgcagtccttctTCAGACACTTCGCTGAACAGAACACGTCACAGCACAGTGAAAGCAAATGGGAGGTTGAAAGAGAAAGCAGAACGTAGGTCCCGATTGTTTGGTTTCCAAACCCAAATTAACATCTGAAATGAAAACTcactgattttgtttgttttcagagtAGGAAACAGTGTTTTTTTCCATGCAGATTTGTGGTTAAAATAGATCCTGGACGAAtgtgcaaaagttttttttaaatagtcctttTCATATTCAAGTGGCATTCTCCAATTAGGAtgattttgtagtctgtgttATTGTAGGTTTATGAGGTCATAACCATGTGCAGATCACTGTACCACTACCCCATGGCTGTGAGTCATTTTGAATCAGATTAGTGGAGTTCACAACACCATTTGATAATCAACCTGTGACACAGGGCTCAGTCTTGCAATCCTTACTCAGTCAAATCATCCTATGCACTGAAATGGCACTACTTACCTGAGGAAAGGTTGCCTGACTGAGCCTTGAAGAGCAAaggcggggggtgagggagaggaggCAGGCTGGATACTGGGGCCAGAGCTCTTGCTGGAATCAATCAGTGTAGATTCATTGACATGAAAGATGCTGTGGTGACTTACACCACAAGTGTAGTTCACCATCTGTAAGCACTGTTACCATAAGACTTCACTCAGCCTCAGGACAACCCCGTATTCCTAGCAGGAACACAGAATGCCTGCAGTCTGGACTCATTCATGTTTTCCTTAGCTTTTCAGTTTGTCATGATCATCTAACCTTATTTGAATTCTCAAACTGCAGATAAAGAACAGAAAGCCTGCATCATCAATCAGTAGAACTTTGTACAAGGATTTCTCACACAGATGACTGATTCAGTCAGAAGCCTGAAACTGACACCAAAGCAGGGGAATTCTGCCTTTAGCAGGGATATGCTGGATTGCTGCCTTATT
The Natator depressus isolate rNatDep1 chromosome 2, rNatDep2.hap1, whole genome shotgun sequence DNA segment above includes these coding regions:
- the GASK1A gene encoding Golgi-associated kinase 1A, with the translated sequence MAQRSWRRMRLKRPPVAGFCFLLAFSVVAFTSFPLLLPNSYGESDLQFLALAEPHGKVIRPRRLWTNTTASVPQWARSFDHREWEPSPPGTDQERQSSHHPQSAHKPKNQPSILRQQNHTLLKAKRKHKGEIRKHNVVVKSSEASSKLQHENIPRRTSGEKKRELNTHFSLKNTGSNVHFYMLTGKKADMKPQMEEAPFFSPSLSNKRGFQEGKPEVALHLKNPFASQPAVAQDRHKPDVQAAGAEPQHSDSIKAFISEADSRQPFRGAAGMQRQTGSYSQEPGEPGDRFWVGVATQLQTSEWCMKTPEDALSAKGEGHLRFGERIPPWFTADDVQKMKWLANSEVVTKTRIPAHGQILRISLLARQDTSPSDPKRDCSDGLCGLIKRPSDLYEVLAFHLDRVLGLNRSLPAVARKFNSPLLPYKYTNGAARPIIWWVPDIQHLADANNDQNSFAVGWLQYQSLLQQRCGMVDSRAALGIAPCLSVLHTEWAKLALFDFLLQVHDRLDRYCCGFQPDPEEPCMEEMLHEKCRNPAELVLVHILIRGSEPSRLVFIDNAGRPHHPEAKLNFRLLEGIDGFPETAVTVLKSGCLQNMLLKSLYMDQEFWESQGGYQGLRHLLQVINRRGQILLQYIQEHNLTIFKDSSL